The genome window CCTGTTAATGAGGTATTGGTAATGGCAGAAAATGCAAAAAACTCAGGAGCATCAAGAATGTGTTTGGGAGCTGCATGGAGAGAAGTAAGAGATAATAAGGATTTTGATACCGTTCTTGAAATGGTAAAGGCAATTAATGGAAAAAACATGGAGGTTTGTTGTACACTTGGTATGTTAACAGAATCTCAGGCCGAAAGATTAGCTGATGCAGGATTGTATGCATACAACCACAACCTGGATACTTCTGAAGAAAATTATGAAAATATTATTAGCACCAGAACTTATCAGGACCGCCTGGATACTTTGAAAAATGTTCGAAAGGCAAATATTACTATATGTTCAGGTGGAATTATAGGCATGGGTGAATCTGTTGAAGACAGGGTAGGAATGCTTTTTACTTTAGCAAAAATGAACCCACATCCCGAATCTGTTCCAATTAACGCACTTGTAGCTGTTCAAGGTACTCCACTTGAAAACCAGCCCATTGTTCCTGTTTGGGACATAGTAAGAATGATTGCTACTGCCCGTATGGTTTTTCCAGGTACAGTGGTTAGGTTATCAGCAGGTAGAACCAATATTTCTCTTGAAGGCCAGGCATTGTGTTTTTTGGCTGGAGCAAATTCTATTTTTGCTGGTGATAAATTGCTTACAACACCTAATCCTGATTTTAATGAGGATAATGAAATGTTTAAAATTCTGGGCCTTACACCAAAAGCACCTTTTAGTAATAACAAACAAGCAATAACTAAAAAAGAAGAATCAATCCTTTAATTTTTTTAATTTACATTGTTGTGGAGTTGCATGAATAAATGCAACTCCTTTTAGTATATGGATCCTATAGAAAATTACATATCAGAGCGTTTAGATTATAGGAAAAAGCAGGGGTTGTACAGAAGTTTAGCTGTGGAAAATAATCTTATTGACTTTGCATCCAATGATTACCTGGGTTTTGCTTATTCAAACAAGGCTATGAAATGGGAAGAAATGGCTATATGTAATTTTAATAGCACAGGTTCTACGGGTTCTCGTTTAATAACAGGTAATACTAAATATGCTGAAGAATTAGAACAGTTTATTTCAGAATTTCATAAAGCAGAGGCCGGTTTAATATTCAATTCTGGCTATGATGCAAATCTTGGTTTGCTTTCATCCTTGCCCCAAAAGGGGGATACAGTTATATATGATGCCTATATTCATGCTTCCATAAGAGATGGCATAAGACTTAGTAATGCCTTTCATTTTTCTTTTAAACACAATGATATAAAGGAATTTACCAGTAAAATTAAAAGGGCCAAAGGCAGAATTTTTGTTGCTGTGGAATCCGTGTATTCTATGGATGGAGATTTTGCTCCTTTAATTGAAATGGTTAATATATGTGAACAGTATAATGCTTATTTAATAGTAGATGAAGCACATGCAACAGGAGTTTTTGGTGAAAATGGCTCAGGAAAAGTAGTTGAGTTAGGACTGGAAAAAAAAATATTTGCAAGGATCCATACTTTTGGAAAGGCTCTTGGATGTCACGGTGCTATTGTTGTTGGAAGTAAAAATCTTCGTGATTACCTGATTAATTTTTCCCGACCATTTATTTATACTACTGCACTGCCTTTATCTTCCCTTATTAATATTAAAACGGCTTATGCGAAATTGATTGATAGTGAAAAAGATTTATTGAGGATAAAAAAGGCAACGGAATACTTTAGAAGGAATATTAAATTAAAACATCCTTTTGAGTTAATTCAAAGCACAAGTCCAATTCAGTGTATACTTATTCCGGGAAATGAAAAGGCAAAATCTTTTGCAGAGGAAGCACGTAAAAATGGTTTTGACATTAGGGCTATCCTAAGCCCTACTGTTCCTAAGGGAAAAGAAAGAATCAGAATATGCATTCATGCCTTTAATACGGATGAACAACTAACAGCCTTAGTTAATATCATTCATTCCATAATGAATAAAAAAGGTCAATTTATTTAATGAGAAAGATATTTGTAACAGGAATAGGTACGGAAGTTGGGAAAACTATTGTGTCTGCAATTCTTACAGAGGCGCTGCAGGCAGATTATTGGAAACCAGTACAAACAGGATCAATTTATACAACTGATTCTGATTTTGTAAAAAATATGATTTCCAATTCCAAAACAATTATTCATCCTGAGAAATATTGCCTTGAACAGCCCTTGTCACCACACGCTGCTGCTGAATTAGAGAAAATAAATATATATTTAAAAGAGTTAGAATTACCAAAAACAGAAAATGATTTGATAATAGAAGGTGCAGGAGGAGTAATGGTTCCTTTAAATGAGCATGAATTAATGTTGGACATGATTCAGCATTTCGATGCCCAAACAATTGTAGTTATTAAAAATTATTTGGGAAGTATTAATCATTCATTGTTAACAATCGATGCTTTATTTAAAAGAAATATAAATATTCTGGGTGTTGTTTTTAATGGGATTTCCCAAAGTTCATCTGAAGACCTGATTCTAAAATATACAGGGCTTAAATGTCTTGGTAGAATTGCTATTGAAAAAGAAATGAATAAGGAAGTTATTTTAAAATACGCAAATCTTTTTAAAAAAATATGACTCTAAACAAAAGAGATGCCGCTGTTATTTGGCATCCTTACACCCAACATAAAACACCGGATCTTCCTATTGCTATTTGCAGTGCAAAAGGTGCTTATATATATGATGAAAAGGGCCAGGAGTATATTGATGCCATAGCCTCATGGTGGGTAAATATTCACGGTCATTCACATCCATTGATTGCAGAACGAGTTTATCAGCAGTTTCAAAAACTAGAACATGTTATGTTTGCTGGTTTCACCCACTTTCCTGCCATTGAGCTGGCCGAAAAGCTGCTTGAGAAACTGCCCAAGAATTTGGGAAAGATATTTTATTCAGATAATGGCTCAACTGCAGTGGAAGTTGCAATTAAAATGGCTATTCAATATTGGTATAATAAAGGAATAACAAAAACAAAAATCATTGCTTTTAAAAACGGTTATCATGGAGATACTTTTGGTGCCATGTCCGTTAGTTCGAGAGATAATTTTACAAAACCATTTATTCCTTTCTTGTTTGATGTTGAGTTTATTGATTTACCATTAAAAAACAAGGAGGCAAAATCAGTCAAACAATTAACTGAATTGGCTGAATCTGGCAATGTTGCTGCCTTTATTTTTGAACCCCTGGTACAAGGTGCAGCGGGAATGGTAATGTATTCTCCATCTATTCTTGAAGAATTACTTGGTATTTGTTCAAAACATAATATTCTCACCATTGCAGATGAGGTTTTTACAGGTTTTGGCAGAACTGGTAAGTTCTTTGCCATTGATCATCTTCAAAAAGTAGTAGATATTGTTTGTCTGTCAAAAGGTATTACAGCAGGTGCTTTGCCTTTGGGAGTTACTGCATGTACAAATGAAATTTTCAATGAATTTGTATCAGGAGATAAAGCCAAAACATTTTTCCATGGTCATTCTTTTACTGCTAATCCACTGGCTTGTGCTGCAGCACTTGCCAATTTAGAACTTTTTGAAAATCCAATTGTATTTGATGACATTAAACGGATTGAAAAAAAACACGAACAGTTTATTAAATCGTTACACGGGTTTAAAAAGACAATAAGGGAGCTAAGAAAATTAGGAACTATACTTGCTATTGAAATAAGCAGTGATGATGAAACAGGCTATTTCAATGAGCTCAAAGATTACATTTATCCCTTTTTCATTCAAAGAAAAATTGTAATTAGGCCACTGGGCAATATTATCTATATTGTTCCTCCTTATTGCATTTCAGACAAGGATTTGGATACTATTTATAGTGCAATAAAGGAATGTTTAACCTTATTAAAAAACGGAACATTAAAAAGCAATCTTCAACAACAATGGGTAAATGGATAATGTAAAATATTTAAGTGAAAGAGTAAGTGTTTCTCAAACAAAAGAATCGCTGAGTATAGTAATTACGCCAGATGTGGAACCATTAAAGCAAACATTGTTGTCAACATGGGTTGTTTTTTGGTCATTTGCAGGACTTGTTATTCTAACCCAAATATTTGGAGAATATAGTAGGGAACAAAAAACATTCATGTTCATATGGCTGCTTTTTTGGGCATATTTTGAATATGTTACTGTTTATGCCTGGGTTTGGAAGAAATACGGATTTGAAAAATTGACCATAATGGAGGGTAAATTGAATTACAGGAGATTTATCAAAGGAAAAGGTAAAATGAAAATCTTTAACATTTCCTCGATTAAAGACATAAATATAACCCAAGAAAGCGCCAATTCAATATTCTCAAACCTGAATAATTCGTATTGGGTAGTTGGAGGTGAAAGAATTAGTATTGATGAAAATTCCAATAAAACAAAATTTGGAATAAAGTTAACAAATACAGAAGCTGTTTCAGTTGTAAAACTTATAAAAAAATACCTATAAAAGAGTATTAGAACTTAGCTCTCGAACTTCTTTTTTGAAGGGTATAATTAAGGGAGAACATTGCAAATAAATAAGCATCATTGCGGCCTTTAATATCCCCTCTTTGATTAGATGGATGAGTTTTACCATTTTCATCATACTGGTATGGGAATTTTCCAAGATTAGGATCTGCTAAATCTGCTGCTTTATCTCCTTTTAGGTCCCTTAACTTTTTATTGTCATAATAATTACCACCCACATCATCCATATAATCAGTGAATGTTTTTCTATATCCTATTTCAAGACCAATCTTCCAATATCTGTCAATTGCGTATCGTGCACCCAAGCCCATAGGAATTGCAACATTTATTCTTGAATATTTAGGTTTTCCACCTGGTTGTCCTTGTCCTTCAGTTCCTAAAGGTTGAAGCGCAACCCAGCTGCCATTGTAAACTGCT of Bacteroidota bacterium contains these proteins:
- the bioB gene encoding biotin synthase BioB; protein product: MAEIRYNWTKQEILEIYNTPLLELIHKASNVHRTHHEPNQVQVSSLVSIKTGGCVEDCSYCPQAARYHTDVKVHKLMPVNEVLVMAENAKNSGASRMCLGAAWREVRDNKDFDTVLEMVKAINGKNMEVCCTLGMLTESQAERLADAGLYAYNHNLDTSEENYENIISTRTYQDRLDTLKNVRKANITICSGGIIGMGESVEDRVGMLFTLAKMNPHPESVPINALVAVQGTPLENQPIVPVWDIVRMIATARMVFPGTVVRLSAGRTNISLEGQALCFLAGANSIFAGDKLLTTPNPDFNEDNEMFKILGLTPKAPFSNNKQAITKKEESIL
- a CDS encoding 8-amino-7-oxononanoate synthase; translation: MDPIENYISERLDYRKKQGLYRSLAVENNLIDFASNDYLGFAYSNKAMKWEEMAICNFNSTGSTGSRLITGNTKYAEELEQFISEFHKAEAGLIFNSGYDANLGLLSSLPQKGDTVIYDAYIHASIRDGIRLSNAFHFSFKHNDIKEFTSKIKRAKGRIFVAVESVYSMDGDFAPLIEMVNICEQYNAYLIVDEAHATGVFGENGSGKVVELGLEKKIFARIHTFGKALGCHGAIVVGSKNLRDYLINFSRPFIYTTALPLSSLINIKTAYAKLIDSEKDLLRIKKATEYFRRNIKLKHPFELIQSTSPIQCILIPGNEKAKSFAEEARKNGFDIRAILSPTVPKGKERIRICIHAFNTDEQLTALVNIIHSIMNKKGQFI
- the bioA gene encoding adenosylmethionine--8-amino-7-oxononanoate transaminase gives rise to the protein MTLNKRDAAVIWHPYTQHKTPDLPIAICSAKGAYIYDEKGQEYIDAIASWWVNIHGHSHPLIAERVYQQFQKLEHVMFAGFTHFPAIELAEKLLEKLPKNLGKIFYSDNGSTAVEVAIKMAIQYWYNKGITKTKIIAFKNGYHGDTFGAMSVSSRDNFTKPFIPFLFDVEFIDLPLKNKEAKSVKQLTELAESGNVAAFIFEPLVQGAAGMVMYSPSILEELLGICSKHNILTIADEVFTGFGRTGKFFAIDHLQKVVDIVCLSKGITAGALPLGVTACTNEIFNEFVSGDKAKTFFHGHSFTANPLACAAALANLELFENPIVFDDIKRIEKKHEQFIKSLHGFKKTIRELRKLGTILAIEISSDDETGYFNELKDYIYPFFIQRKIVIRPLGNIIYIVPPYCISDKDLDTIYSAIKECLTLLKNGTLKSNLQQQWVNG
- the bioD gene encoding dethiobiotin synthase, with amino-acid sequence MRKIFVTGIGTEVGKTIVSAILTEALQADYWKPVQTGSIYTTDSDFVKNMISNSKTIIHPEKYCLEQPLSPHAAAELEKINIYLKELELPKTENDLIIEGAGGVMVPLNEHELMLDMIQHFDAQTIVVIKNYLGSINHSLLTIDALFKRNINILGVVFNGISQSSSEDLILKYTGLKCLGRIAIEKEMNKEVILKYANLFKKI